In Desulfobulbaceae bacterium, one DNA window encodes the following:
- a CDS encoding adenylate kinase: MKVMLLGAPGAGKGTVAKLLTALDGSIQISTGDILRAEVRAGSELGKKAEAFMKAGDLVPDSLIMDMMEIRLQADDCKKGFLLDGFPRTIPQAEALKVLFAKLNIDLDMVINIDVPRDVILDRLCTRRTCANADCQAIYNVKSNPTKKEGICDKCGSPVVQRDDETETAITHRLETYNAKTAPLIGFYEKEGKFKNVPCTSSDDVVKAVKESLGI, translated from the coding sequence ATGAAAGTAATGTTATTAGGCGCCCCGGGCGCCGGCAAAGGCACAGTAGCAAAACTTCTTACCGCCCTGGATGGTTCAATCCAGATCTCTACCGGCGACATCCTGCGCGCTGAAGTCAGAGCAGGCTCCGAACTTGGCAAAAAAGCCGAGGCCTTCATGAAGGCTGGCGACCTGGTCCCGGACTCCTTGATCATGGACATGATGGAGATCCGCCTCCAAGCCGACGATTGCAAGAAAGGATTCCTGCTGGACGGCTTCCCGCGCACCATCCCCCAGGCAGAAGCGCTGAAAGTATTATTCGCCAAGCTTAACATCGACCTCGACATGGTGATCAATATCGATGTTCCCCGCGATGTCATCCTCGACCGGCTCTGCACCAGACGTACCTGCGCCAACGCGGACTGCCAAGCTATCTACAACGTCAAAAGCAATCCCACAAAGAAGGAGGGCATCTGCGACAAGTGCGGTAGCCCGGTTGTTCAACGCGATGACGAGACAGAAACGGCCATCACCCACCGCCTGGAAACCTATAACGCCAAGACTGCCCCGCTCATCGGCTTTTATGAGAAAGAAGGAAAATTCAAGAATGTCCCCTGCACCTCAAGCGACGACGTTGTCAAAGCGGTCAAAGAATCATTAGGGATATAA
- a CDS encoding PDZ domain-containing protein has translation MHKKRLNLLPNGKTHLLAARLLSLLLGAALMLISMAAEAATEMIHYHLAVGFDLGKQKIHGTAQLLLPDGQELQLNLQGMEILSIELDGITLPLPKNPILALTPTPDPHRLVIHYQKSFASSPDNLISLEGIALTDLWYPQPDTDCRYHLQASLPKGFEGVSEADQIETEITAGGTTQRFTLNQPLSRLTLVAGPYVVAKESFGNGKTLYSYFFAEDAELASSYRQKALAYLERYEKLIGPYPYQRYSIVENRLPTGYAMAGFTLLGQSVVRLPFITETSLGHEVLHSWFGNAVKVDYSQGNWCEGLTTYLADQAYAADRGNATTFRKGELLKYQHYVRPDSALAVKNFQGAGPGHELPQLAERAIGYGKIAMIFRMLEQKIGQEQFYTGLRHFYQTMNGKTASWDDLRQAFALNNTELNIFFSQWLERNDLPTISADKIALQEKEGILTLSFTLRQATEKPYDLDVPILISTSSGTLHKVVSTSTTDHEVVLPLTQHPTTLTIDPDYDLMRTLSLKELPPSWDWFQGSDKKIAVVNSSSEYDLFQPLIEELEQIGAEIIAANEVTDTELKDNAVIFLGTSGPAPRGLFAATTHPAEGLTIDIRTNPINPLYPMALVSANTPTEAAAGLRKLRHYGSYRFLHFKDGQTLDKQKAVGPLGIQYELEEEPTAIATPSTFDFATVMTKLLNKRVIYVGESHTRYEDHKLQLRVIRELHALGRNVAIGMEMFPHSAQQSLDNFIAGTITENEFLKQSNYFKVWSFDYRLYREIINFARANNIPVIALNIDKEKVSKVYQQGGMAGLSPEELSTLPVDRDLDIPGYRKRIHEVYDFHPGRTEKQFSGFFQSQAIWDEIMAQTIADYVASHPDRQMVVLAGNGHVLKDTAIPPRVARRHPEVDQAVVMSSDGTVIAPYEADFLVFMPPAALPPQALMGIVLTLDKELGSVVIEEVRPQSPALKAGIQKGDILITLEGQPVATPDDVRIILVDKKVGDPITATIKRQRPLFSDYELTLEVIL, from the coding sequence GTGCACAAAAAGCGCTTGAATCTCTTGCCCAATGGCAAAACACACCTATTGGCCGCCCGCTTACTTAGCCTTCTGCTGGGGGCGGCGCTGATGCTCATTTCCATGGCGGCAGAGGCCGCCACGGAAATGATTCACTACCATCTTGCCGTAGGATTTGACCTGGGGAAGCAGAAAATTCACGGCACAGCCCAGCTATTACTCCCCGACGGCCAGGAACTCCAGCTAAACCTTCAGGGCATGGAAATTCTTTCCATCGAACTTGACGGCATCACTCTTCCTCTTCCAAAAAACCCAATCCTTGCCCTGACTCCAACCCCAGACCCTCATCGCCTGGTCATCCATTACCAAAAATCATTTGCCAGTTCCCCCGACAACCTGATCAGCCTTGAGGGTATCGCCCTTACTGACCTGTGGTATCCGCAGCCTGATACCGACTGCCGCTATCACCTTCAGGCCAGCCTTCCCAAAGGTTTTGAAGGCGTGTCCGAAGCCGACCAGATCGAAACTGAAATCACGGCTGGCGGCACGACGCAACGTTTCACCTTAAATCAACCTCTTTCAAGATTAACTTTGGTGGCAGGTCCCTATGTCGTTGCCAAGGAATCCTTTGGCAACGGCAAGACCCTCTACTCCTATTTCTTTGCTGAAGATGCAGAACTTGCTTCCTCCTATCGCCAGAAAGCTCTGGCTTACCTTGAACGCTACGAGAAGCTGATCGGCCCTTACCCCTACCAACGTTACAGCATCGTTGAAAACCGTCTGCCCACCGGATACGCAATGGCGGGCTTCACCCTGCTCGGCCAGAGCGTGGTCCGACTACCCTTCATCACCGAAACATCCCTTGGCCATGAAGTGTTGCACTCCTGGTTCGGCAACGCCGTTAAGGTGGATTACAGCCAAGGCAACTGGTGCGAGGGCCTTACCACCTACCTCGCCGACCAGGCCTACGCCGCTGACCGTGGCAACGCCACCACCTTCCGCAAGGGAGAACTGCTGAAGTATCAGCATTATGTCCGACCAGACTCGGCGCTGGCTGTCAAAAATTTTCAAGGCGCCGGACCAGGTCACGAACTGCCCCAACTGGCTGAACGGGCTATAGGGTATGGCAAGATAGCCATGATCTTCCGGATGCTGGAGCAGAAAATCGGTCAGGAGCAATTCTATACCGGACTCCGTCATTTTTATCAGACCATGAATGGCAAGACAGCCAGCTGGGACGACCTGCGCCAGGCCTTTGCCCTCAACAACACAGAACTCAATATTTTTTTCAGTCAATGGCTTGAACGAAACGATCTCCCAACCATCAGCGCCGACAAGATCGCGCTACAGGAAAAAGAAGGTATTCTCACTCTGTCCTTTACCCTGCGTCAAGCAACGGAAAAACCCTACGATCTCGATGTGCCGATCCTCATCAGCACAAGCTCTGGGACTCTACACAAGGTGGTATCCACCAGCACAACCGACCATGAGGTAGTCCTGCCGCTGACCCAACACCCGACAACCTTGACCATTGATCCGGACTACGACCTCATGCGCACCCTCTCTCTCAAAGAACTGCCGCCATCCTGGGACTGGTTCCAAGGCTCTGACAAAAAAATCGCCGTCGTCAACTCCTCTAGCGAATACGATCTGTTTCAACCTCTGATTGAGGAACTGGAACAGATCGGCGCTGAGATCATCGCGGCAAACGAGGTCACCGACACCGAACTCAAAGACAATGCCGTTATCTTTCTTGGCACATCCGGCCCGGCGCCACGAGGACTCTTCGCAGCAACAACCCATCCGGCCGAGGGGCTGACAATCGATATCCGCACCAACCCGATCAACCCCCTCTATCCCATGGCCTTGGTTTCGGCCAACACTCCAACTGAGGCGGCGGCAGGACTTCGCAAGCTAAGACACTACGGCAGTTACAGATTCCTTCATTTCAAAGACGGACAAACCCTGGACAAACAAAAAGCTGTTGGGCCCCTGGGGATTCAGTACGAGCTTGAGGAAGAGCCCACTGCCATCGCCACCCCGTCGACCTTTGACTTCGCCACAGTCATGACCAAACTGCTCAACAAGCGCGTAATTTACGTAGGAGAGAGCCATACCCGCTACGAAGATCACAAACTCCAACTCCGAGTGATCCGAGAATTGCACGCCCTGGGCAGAAACGTCGCCATCGGCATGGAGATGTTCCCCCACTCGGCGCAACAGTCCCTCGACAACTTCATTGCCGGCACCATCACCGAAAATGAGTTTCTCAAGCAGTCGAACTATTTCAAGGTCTGGAGCTTTGACTACCGGCTCTACCGGGAAATCATCAACTTCGCCCGTGCCAACAACATCCCGGTGATCGCCTTGAACATCGACAAGGAGAAAGTAAGCAAAGTCTACCAGCAGGGCGGCATGGCCGGACTAAGCCCTGAAGAACTTTCGACCCTGCCAGTAGATCGCGACCTGGACATCCCGGGCTATCGGAAGCGAATCCACGAGGTCTATGATTTTCACCCCGGTCGTACCGAAAAACAATTCTCCGGATTTTTTCAGTCCCAGGCCATCTGGGATGAAATCATGGCCCAAACCATCGCCGACTATGTTGCCAGTCACCCGGATCGGCAGATGGTAGTGCTAGCTGGTAACGGCCATGTGCTTAAAGATACCGCCATCCCTCCTCGGGTTGCCCGGCGTCATCCAGAGGTAGACCAGGCAGTGGTTATGTCCTCGGATGGCACAGTCATTGCCCCATACGAAGCGGACTTCCTGGTCTTCATGCCACCTGCCGCCCTTCCGCCTCAGGCTCTGATGGGTATTGTGCTGACACTGGATAAAGAACTCGGATCAGTCGTTATCGAAGAGGTCAGGCCCCAGAGCCCGGCACTCAAGGCCGGGATCCAGAAAGGCGACATCCTCATCACCCTTGAAGGCCAGCCTGTTGCAACCCCTGATGATGTCAGAATCATATTAGTCGATAAGAAAGTGGGAGACCCGATCACTGCGACCATCAAACGGCAACGTCCACTCTTCTCTGACTATGAACTGACGCTTGAAGTGATCTTATGA
- a CDS encoding response regulator, protein MDRKSLGILVVEDNAMMQKMITAMLEGLGFQKFTLAPNGKVAWQKLTTGEPIHLIISDLNMPEMDGIELLEKVRSSEKFWDLPFVIITAEENQSQLFSSIEIEVDSYILKPFTPIKLEEEISRVLDKKFNPSPYTIALQEGRSLLAMGEDSATTMAAFKTAIRLQPLEADPYYFSAIIHDREGRHAEAKACLEKCILLKEAYPKAYDLMGLIFHREKNYTAERKILSRISELSPHKLERNLNLALASVKIGDQDGVRKCLKIAARRVNPDDLATYERIFKIYLEDPSMAAEAETVYKKYIDKKMNNPRLLNKFALHFKEIKDYERAIFFLERIVHIWRTSKDHGIPPEDMAVFYFNLGVATIEQANTYTDAAQKNTGYKTAAKVLDKAIDCSYKHAGAQKLYEWVTARLK, encoded by the coding sequence ATGGACCGGAAATCACTAGGCATCCTTGTAGTCGAAGACAATGCCATGATGCAGAAAATGATCACTGCCATGCTCGAAGGACTCGGTTTCCAAAAATTCACTCTCGCACCAAACGGCAAAGTGGCCTGGCAAAAACTCACCACCGGCGAACCGATACATCTGATCATCTCAGATCTGAACATGCCAGAGATGGACGGAATCGAGCTGTTAGAGAAGGTACGGTCTTCTGAAAAATTCTGGGACCTACCCTTTGTCATAATTACCGCAGAGGAAAACCAAAGTCAGTTATTCTCTTCCATCGAAATCGAAGTCGACTCATATATCCTGAAGCCCTTCACTCCCATCAAACTGGAAGAAGAGATCTCTCGCGTTCTCGACAAAAAATTCAACCCCTCACCCTATACCATTGCCTTACAAGAAGGCCGCTCACTTCTCGCCATGGGGGAAGACTCAGCAACAACCATGGCCGCATTTAAGACCGCCATCCGCCTTCAACCCCTGGAAGCCGACCCCTACTACTTCTCTGCCATTATTCATGACCGAGAAGGGAGACACGCCGAGGCAAAGGCCTGCCTTGAAAAGTGTATCCTGCTGAAAGAGGCCTACCCCAAAGCCTACGACCTCATGGGACTCATCTTCCACCGGGAAAAAAACTACACGGCTGAACGTAAAATCCTCAGCCGCATCAGCGAACTCTCCCCCCATAAACTTGAGCGCAACCTGAACCTGGCTCTGGCCTCTGTCAAGATCGGCGACCAGGATGGCGTCAGAAAGTGCCTCAAGATCGCCGCGCGCCGGGTAAACCCCGACGACCTCGCCACCTACGAACGAATCTTCAAAATCTATCTTGAAGACCCATCCATGGCAGCAGAAGCAGAAACTGTGTATAAGAAATACATCGACAAAAAAATGAACAACCCTCGGCTGCTCAACAAATTCGCTCTACACTTCAAAGAGATCAAGGACTATGAGCGAGCCATCTTTTTTCTGGAGCGGATTGTCCATATCTGGCGAACCAGCAAAGACCACGGCATTCCGCCTGAAGACATGGCAGTCTTCTATTTTAACCTGGGAGTCGCCACCATCGAACAGGCAAACACATACACCGACGCGGCTCAAAAAAACACCGGGTACAAGACTGCAGCAAAAGTGCTCGATAAGGCCATTGACTGCAGCTACAAGCACGCAGGCGCTCAAAAGCTTTACGAATGGGTCACCGCCCGTCTTAAATAA
- a CDS encoding methylenetetrahydrofolate--tRNA-(uracil(54)-C(5))-methyltransferase (FADH(2)-oxidizing) TrmFO: MTEVFDTSRQDPPVVTIIGGGLAGCEAAWQAAAFGCRVILHEMKPGRYSPAHHSPHLAELVCSSSLCSAAPDSAVGLLKDEMRALGSLIIQAAERHRIPAGKALAVDREHFATFITETINQHPLISVTHHEVTELATDCGTDPTKPLILATGPLTTESLANSLGLITGQEYLAFYDAIAPIIAVESLDRKIIYQASRYDDGPGDYLNCPMDRDQYQIFIDALGQATTMPLKAFEEAKYFEGCLPIEVMLERGRDTLRFGPMKPVGLPDPRTGRDPYAVVQLRQENAAGTHYNMVGFQTKLTYPEQKRVFSLIPGLANAEFTRLGSIHRNTFVCGPKVLTPHLQVKDRPGLLLAGQLTGVEGYVESTAMGLLAGRNAACLALGLPLSTPGPETAHGALLGHLTQSDPKHFQPSNVNFSLFPPLNVRLPKRQRGQLRAQKALESLAQWQNTPIGRPLT, encoded by the coding sequence ATGACTGAAGTTTTTGATACATCACGACAGGATCCTCCTGTCGTGACCATTATCGGCGGCGGTCTCGCCGGCTGCGAGGCAGCCTGGCAGGCTGCCGCCTTTGGTTGCCGGGTCATTCTCCACGAGATGAAACCCGGACGCTACAGCCCAGCCCATCACTCACCCCATCTCGCCGAACTAGTCTGCAGCAGTTCACTCTGCTCCGCAGCCCCGGACTCGGCGGTGGGATTACTGAAAGATGAAATGCGGGCCTTAGGCTCTCTGATCATCCAGGCTGCGGAACGGCACCGAATACCAGCAGGCAAGGCCTTGGCCGTTGATCGCGAACACTTTGCCACCTTCATTACCGAGACCATCAACCAGCACCCGCTAATCTCAGTCACTCATCATGAGGTGACTGAGCTGGCGACCGATTGCGGCACTGACCCCACCAAGCCGCTGATCCTTGCCACAGGCCCACTGACCACCGAGTCCCTGGCCAACTCCCTCGGCCTGATCACCGGCCAGGAGTATCTGGCCTTTTACGACGCCATCGCACCGATCATCGCAGTCGAGTCACTGGACCGGAAGATCATCTACCAGGCCTCCCGCTACGATGACGGCCCCGGGGATTATTTAAACTGCCCCATGGACCGTGACCAATATCAAATATTTATCGACGCCCTCGGCCAAGCGACAACCATGCCGCTCAAAGCCTTTGAAGAGGCAAAATACTTTGAAGGCTGCCTACCGATCGAAGTTATGCTGGAGCGAGGACGTGACACCTTACGCTTCGGACCAATGAAGCCGGTAGGGCTGCCTGATCCGCGCACCGGTCGCGACCCCTATGCCGTAGTCCAACTTCGCCAGGAAAATGCAGCCGGCACCCACTACAACATGGTCGGATTCCAGACCAAACTGACCTACCCTGAACAAAAGCGGGTCTTTTCTCTGATCCCGGGCCTGGCTAACGCCGAATTCACCCGCCTGGGCAGTATCCACCGCAATACTTTTGTCTGCGGGCCCAAGGTCCTGACCCCGCATCTTCAGGTCAAAGACCGGCCAGGACTTCTTCTGGCCGGCCAACTTACCGGGGTGGAAGGCTACGTTGAGTCCACCGCCATGGGCTTACTCGCCGGACGCAACGCCGCCTGTCTGGCCCTCGGGCTGCCGCTCTCAACCCCTGGCCCCGAAACTGCCCATGGCGCGCTCCTTGGCCACCTGACCCAGTCAGACCCCAAACATTTCCAACCCTCAAACGTCAACTTCAGTCTGTTCCCACCTCTTAACGTAAGGCTTCCCAAACGACAACGAGGACAACTCCGTGCACAAAAAGCGCTTGAATCTCTTGCCCAATGGCAAAACACACCTATTGGCCGCCCGCTTACTTAG